A portion of the Calothrix sp. 336/3 genome contains these proteins:
- a CDS encoding site-2 protease family protein, translating into MLTTSETPIIATIIFVAFGILAWGFYRAKPYGKLGILAWLQSVVLMAPWLLLFGLFATGIYINIIGVLFSLVVSAGLYIYIGRQLRQLGQEELLKQKATARLAAEAAQQTDTPPTSEAMALELMAIPEADLTAIKGIFGIDTFFATETIPYQEGVIFKGNLRGEPEAIHNRLTSSLQERLGEQYRLFLVENQDGKAVVIILPSRNDPQPMTVFQKIFAVFLLVATAGTCLEAAGLLLNFDFFVTPSRYLETLPIGGGVLAILIAHELGHWFMAQRYNVRLSLPFFLPAVQIGSFGAITRFESLLPNRKALFDISFAGPAVGGVVSLGMLITGLLLSHSGSFFQLPKEFFQGSILVGTLARIVLGSALQSSVVDIHPLVIVGWVGLVITALNLMPAGQLDGGRIVQAIYGRKIANRAAIATLILLGLAGLGSSLPLYWLIVIVFLQRTPERPSLNEITEPDDARAALGLLALFLMIVTLLPLTPALAGRLGIGG; encoded by the coding sequence ATGTTGACAACTTCAGAAACTCCGATTATTGCGACTATTATTTTCGTCGCCTTTGGTATATTGGCTTGGGGCTTTTATCGCGCCAAACCTTACGGAAAGCTGGGAATCTTAGCTTGGTTACAGTCAGTGGTACTCATGGCTCCCTGGCTGTTATTATTTGGCTTGTTTGCGACGGGTATTTACATCAACATTATTGGTGTTTTATTCTCCTTGGTGGTGTCTGCGGGTTTATATATCTACATTGGTAGACAATTGCGACAACTGGGGCAGGAAGAATTACTGAAGCAAAAAGCCACAGCAAGACTAGCGGCAGAAGCAGCACAGCAAACAGATACACCTCCAACATCAGAGGCAATGGCGTTGGAGTTAATGGCGATTCCCGAAGCAGACTTAACCGCCATCAAAGGTATTTTTGGCATCGATACTTTTTTTGCCACAGAAACTATCCCCTATCAAGAGGGAGTCATTTTTAAAGGTAATCTGCGGGGTGAACCAGAAGCTATACATAACCGTCTGACATCCAGCTTACAAGAAAGATTAGGAGAGCAATATCGTCTCTTTTTAGTTGAGAATCAAGATGGCAAAGCTGTGGTAATCATATTACCTAGCCGCAACGATCCCCAACCCATGACGGTGTTTCAAAAAATCTTTGCTGTCTTCTTGTTAGTTGCAACTGCGGGAACTTGCTTGGAAGCTGCGGGGTTACTGTTAAATTTTGATTTCTTCGTCACACCCTCGCGTTATTTAGAAACCTTACCGATTGGTGGGGGTGTTTTAGCAATTTTGATTGCCCATGAATTGGGACATTGGTTTATGGCTCAACGTTATAATGTGCGCTTGAGTTTACCTTTCTTTTTGCCAGCTGTGCAAATTGGTTCCTTTGGGGCAATTACTCGCTTTGAATCCTTATTACCTAACCGCAAAGCCTTATTTGATATTTCCTTTGCTGGTCCGGCGGTGGGTGGTGTTGTATCCTTAGGAATGCTAATTACTGGTTTATTGTTATCCCATTCTGGTAGCTTCTTTCAGTTACCCAAGGAGTTTTTTCAAGGTTCAATTTTAGTGGGAACCTTAGCACGGATAGTACTTGGCTCTGCTTTACAGTCTTCAGTTGTAGATATTCACCCCTTGGTAATCGTTGGTTGGGTGGGTTTAGTAATTACTGCCTTAAATTTAATGCCTGCGGGGCAGTTAGATGGTGGCAGAATTGTACAGGCTATCTATGGGCGCAAAATTGCTAATCGAGCGGCGATCGCCACTTTAATTTTGTTGGGTTTAGCTGGGTTGGGTAGCTCCCTTCCCCTTTACTGGTTGATTGTAATTGTCTTTTTACAACGGACTCCAGAACGTCCCAGTCTCAATGAAATTACGGAACCCGATGATGCAAGAGCCGCCCTGGGCTTGCTTGCCCTATTTCTGATGATTGTCACACTGTTACCATTGACACCTGCCCTCGCGGGTAGATTAGGTATTGGGGGATAG
- a CDS encoding glycoside hydrolase family 10 protein — MKSQLIGWCAGLYRDYYRRGWFTSLVAATMVLVILLSSPLQAQMSAMQTSELRGVWLTNIDSNVLFERQRLQTALQKLKDLHFNVVYPTVWNWGWTLYPSPVAEKVIGRSLDPEPGLQKRDMLKEIVQGGHSRGLKVIPWFEFGFMAPADSQLAKRRPEWVTSRQDGSKIWKEGIHERVWLSPFRPDVQQFTLDLILEIVKNYDVDGIQFDDHFGLPSELGYDAYTVNLYKKEHKGKLPPANPKDAEWVKWRADKITSYLKRVFTAIKAVRKNCIVSVAPNPQRFSYEFFLADWQKWERMGLIEDLIIQIYRDDLKVFNKELEYPEVKAAKKHIPVSIGILSGLKGKFVPMSQIETQVKQVRDRRFAGVSYFFYETLWNLTKEPVSQRQSRFQKLFPKPTKYPNILAGWKP; from the coding sequence ATGAAGAGTCAGTTGATAGGTTGGTGTGCAGGTTTGTATCGTGATTATTATCGACGGGGTTGGTTTACCAGTTTGGTAGCAGCAACCATGGTATTAGTTATACTCCTCTCTTCTCCGTTGCAAGCACAGATGAGTGCGATGCAGACATCAGAGTTGCGGGGAGTCTGGTTAACTAATATTGATAGCAATGTGTTGTTTGAGCGTCAGCGTTTACAAACAGCCTTGCAAAAATTAAAGGATTTGCATTTTAATGTTGTTTATCCGACGGTGTGGAATTGGGGATGGACGTTGTATCCCAGTCCGGTTGCTGAAAAGGTAATAGGGCGATCGCTCGACCCTGAACCAGGTTTACAAAAGCGTGATATGCTCAAGGAAATTGTCCAGGGTGGGCATAGTCGAGGTTTAAAGGTAATTCCCTGGTTTGAGTTTGGTTTTATGGCTCCTGCTGATTCCCAGTTAGCCAAACGCCGCCCGGAATGGGTTACAAGTCGCCAGGATGGCAGTAAAATCTGGAAAGAGGGAATTCATGAGCGGGTGTGGTTAAGTCCCTTCCGTCCTGACGTACAGCAGTTTACCCTGGATTTAATCCTCGAAATTGTCAAAAATTATGATGTTGATGGGATTCAATTTGATGACCATTTTGGCTTACCATCAGAATTAGGCTACGATGCCTACACGGTAAATCTGTATAAGAAAGAACACAAGGGAAAATTACCTCCAGCTAATCCCAAGGATGCAGAGTGGGTAAAATGGCGGGCAGACAAGATTACAAGTTACTTAAAGCGCGTGTTTACCGCAATCAAAGCAGTAAGAAAAAATTGTATTGTCTCCGTAGCCCCAAATCCCCAGCGCTTTTCCTATGAGTTTTTCCTGGCAGATTGGCAAAAATGGGAACGGATGGGATTAATTGAAGATTTGATTATTCAAATTTACCGTGATGATTTGAAAGTCTTTAACAAAGAGTTAGAGTATCCAGAAGTGAAAGCTGCGAAGAAGCATATTCCTGTGAGTATCGGTATTTTATCAGGGTTGAAAGGGAAATTTGTGCCGATGTCCCAGATAGAAACCCAAGTCAAACAGGTGCGCGATCGCCGATTTGCTGGTGTTTCTTACTTCTTCTACGAAACCCTGTGGAATCTTACCAAGGAACCGGTATCACAGCGTCAATCCAGATTCCAAAAACTCTTCCCCAAACCGACGAAATATCCAAATATCCTTGCTGGGTGGAAACCTTAG
- a CDS encoding Uma2 family endonuclease: MNKLQTTILTDTWVVASWDEYIQVIENPGHGKAKGYYQNGRMRIEMPPIGNDHSRDHTVVITAVSIFAAIKGIPMNGNDNCTYRKTGEREVQPDVSYYIGDNANAIPYGTSIVNLDSYPAPTLVIEVANSSLADDKGEKRLLYEDLGVAEYWILDVQNAQIIPFAIADGGSKRITQSLVLPGLEISLLNEALRRTRQIDQSQVIAWLLTQFQESKSIH; encoded by the coding sequence ATGAATAAACTCCAAACCACAATACTCACGGATACTTGGGTAGTCGCAAGCTGGGATGAATATATCCAAGTCATAGAAAATCCAGGTCATGGCAAAGCTAAGGGATACTACCAAAATGGAAGAATGAGGATAGAAATGCCACCAATAGGAAATGACCATTCCCGTGACCATACAGTTGTGATTACTGCTGTGAGTATATTTGCTGCCATCAAAGGTATTCCCATGAATGGCAACGATAACTGTACCTACCGCAAAACAGGGGAAAGAGAAGTTCAACCAGATGTGTCATATTATATTGGTGACAATGCCAATGCTATTCCTTACGGCACGTCAATTGTTAATCTTGATAGTTATCCAGCACCAACTTTAGTCATCGAGGTGGCAAATAGTTCCCTTGCTGATGATAAAGGTGAAAAAAGACTGTTATACGAGGATTTAGGAGTAGCAGAGTACTGGATTCTAGATGTCCAAAATGCACAGATCATACCCTTCGCGATCGCCGATGGTGGTAGTAAACGGATTACTCAATCTCTGGTGTTACCGGGACTGGAAATTTCCCTATTAAATGAAGCATTGCGTCGGACTCGTCAAATAGACCAAAGTCAGGTTATAGCTTGGTTATTAACTCAATTCCAGGAATCAAAATCAATTCATTAA
- a CDS encoding ATP-dependent Clp protease ATP-binding subunit gives MFEHFTSEAIKVVMLAQEEARRLGHNFVGTEQILLGLLGEGTGVATKVLTELGVTLKDARREVERIIGRGSGFVPPEIPFTPKVKTLFEQSFKEARSLGHNYIGTEHLLLGLTEAGEGVAAKVLQNLGVDLVQLRTSVIRQLGEVASVTSNGGNSSRRNQKLTLEEFGRNLTNLAQEGKLDPVVGRAKEIERTVQVLGRRSKNNPVLIGEPGVGKTAIAEGLAQRIINQDVPEVLMDRQVISLDMGLLVAGTRFRGDFEERLKKIMEEVRQAGNIILVIDEIHTLVGAGGVEGGMDAANILKPALARGELQCLGATTLDEYRQHIERDAALERRFQPIMVGEPTVEETIEILYGLRSAYEQHHRVTITDEALAAAAELSDRYISDRFLPDKAIDLIDEAGSRVRLRSTMGSANRELKRELLEISKEKNTAIKIQDFDKAGKLRDKELELEAKIQDDAQPGVPVNKLVVDEEDIAQIVASWTGVPVNKLTESESEMLLHLEDTLHQRLIGQEQAVTAVSRAIRRARVGLKNPNRPIASFVFSGPTGVGKTELAKSLAAYFFGSEESMIRLDMSEYMERHTVSKLIGSPPGYVGYDEGGQLTEAVRRRPYTVLLFDEIEKAHPDVFNMLLQILDDGRLSDAKGRVVDFKNTLIILTSNIGSKVIEKGGGGLGFNFENEAEASYNRIRNLVNEELKAYFRPEFLNRLDEIIVFTQLKKDEVRQIAEIMLKEVGKRLQEKSITLEVTERFKERVVQEGYDPSYGARPLRRALMRLLEDSLAEAMLTGQVVEGTTAIVDLDDDGQVVVRTAESRELLLASATQV, from the coding sequence ATGTTTGAACACTTCACTTCCGAAGCTATTAAAGTAGTCATGCTCGCCCAAGAGGAAGCCCGTCGCTTGGGTCACAACTTTGTAGGGACTGAGCAAATTCTCCTGGGTTTACTGGGGGAAGGAACTGGGGTTGCTACCAAAGTGCTGACTGAACTGGGCGTAACTCTCAAAGACGCACGCCGAGAAGTCGAGAGAATTATCGGTCGGGGGTCTGGCTTTGTTCCACCGGAAATTCCCTTTACTCCCAAAGTTAAGACTCTTTTCGAGCAGTCCTTTAAAGAAGCACGTAGCCTAGGACACAATTATATTGGTACTGAACATTTACTTTTAGGTTTAACTGAAGCAGGCGAAGGCGTTGCCGCCAAAGTATTACAAAATTTAGGCGTTGACTTGGTTCAACTCCGGACATCAGTAATCAGGCAACTAGGAGAGGTCGCTTCTGTTACGAGTAATGGTGGTAATAGCTCACGCCGTAACCAGAAATTGACCTTAGAAGAGTTTGGTAGAAACCTGACAAACCTAGCTCAGGAAGGCAAACTTGACCCCGTTGTCGGGCGAGCTAAGGAGATTGAGCGTACGGTACAAGTTCTCGGTCGTCGCAGCAAAAATAACCCCGTGTTAATTGGGGAGCCTGGAGTTGGTAAAACAGCGATCGCCGAAGGATTAGCACAGCGCATCATTAATCAAGATGTGCCGGAAGTCCTGATGGACAGGCAAGTTATTAGCTTAGATATGGGCTTGTTAGTGGCTGGAACCCGCTTCCGAGGAGATTTTGAAGAACGCCTGAAAAAAATTATGGAGGAAGTTCGTCAAGCCGGGAATATTATTCTAGTCATTGACGAGATTCACACCTTAGTAGGTGCCGGTGGTGTGGAAGGTGGTATGGATGCCGCTAATATCCTCAAACCAGCTTTAGCAAGGGGTGAGTTGCAATGTCTTGGTGCTACCACCCTGGATGAGTACCGCCAGCACATCGAGCGGGATGCAGCCCTAGAACGGCGTTTCCAACCGATTATGGTGGGTGAACCCACCGTGGAAGAAACCATTGAAATCCTCTATGGTTTGCGCTCTGCTTATGAGCAACACCACCGGGTGACAATTACTGATGAGGCATTAGCCGCAGCTGCTGAATTATCTGACCGATATATTAGCGATCGCTTCCTTCCAGATAAGGCGATCGATTTGATAGACGAAGCAGGTTCCCGTGTACGTCTACGGAGTACCATGGGTTCAGCTAACCGCGAACTGAAGCGGGAACTCCTAGAAATCAGTAAAGAGAAAAATACAGCCATCAAAATTCAAGATTTTGATAAAGCCGGAAAACTCCGAGACAAGGAATTAGAACTGGAAGCTAAAATCCAAGATGATGCACAACCGGGTGTTCCTGTCAACAAATTGGTTGTAGATGAGGAAGATATTGCCCAAATTGTCGCCTCCTGGACTGGTGTCCCAGTCAACAAACTCACCGAATCAGAATCGGAAATGTTGTTGCACCTAGAAGACACCTTGCACCAGCGACTCATCGGACAGGAACAAGCAGTCACAGCAGTTTCTCGCGCCATTCGTCGTGCGCGGGTAGGATTGAAAAACCCCAACCGTCCCATTGCGAGTTTCGTCTTCTCAGGACCAACTGGTGTGGGTAAAACCGAGTTAGCAAAATCCCTCGCTGCTTACTTCTTCGGTTCTGAAGAATCGATGATTCGTCTGGATATGTCCGAGTATATGGAACGTCACACCGTTTCCAAGCTAATTGGTTCTCCCCCTGGTTACGTTGGTTATGACGAGGGTGGACAATTAACAGAAGCGGTACGTCGTCGTCCTTACACCGTATTACTATTCGACGAAATCGAGAAAGCACACCCCGACGTATTTAATATGTTGTTGCAAATTCTCGATGACGGACGACTCAGCGATGCCAAGGGACGGGTGGTAGACTTCAAAAATACTCTGATTATCTTGACATCAAATATTGGTTCCAAGGTAATTGAAAAAGGTGGCGGTGGTTTAGGTTTCAACTTTGAAAATGAAGCAGAAGCAAGCTATAACCGCATTCGTAACCTGGTAAATGAAGAGTTAAAAGCTTATTTCCGTCCAGAGTTTCTCAACCGTCTTGATGAAATTATTGTCTTCACCCAGTTGAAGAAAGACGAAGTCAGACAGATTGCCGAAATTATGCTCAAGGAAGTTGGTAAGCGTCTCCAGGAAAAATCTATCACCTTGGAAGTTACAGAACGCTTCAAGGAAAGGGTTGTTCAGGAAGGTTACGACCCCAGTTATGGTGCTAGACCGTTACGTAGAGCGCTAATGCGACTTCTGGAAGACTCCCTAGCAGAAGCGATGTTAACTGGACAGGTAGTAGAGGGTACAACGGCGATCGTTGATTTGGATGATGATGGTCAAGTTGTAGTCCGGACTGCTGAAAGTCGAGAATTACTTTTAGCTAGTGCAACTCAGGTTTAA